A region of the Lachancea thermotolerans CBS 6340 chromosome E complete sequence genome:
CAGACACGAAAACCGGATATTTTAGAGATTATAATCGATCAAAATAGCAGCTAGAATCGGAGTTCTATTTTGCTGCGTCCgggtcttcaaaagccttaATTTGGGTCTTGCAACTTTCGGCAAGTAACCGGAAAGTGCCAATGCTTGCCGTCGCGGTTAAGAGTTTCCTATGCTGTCAGCTGTGATTTTCGTATAGAAGAATACCGGTCTCGCACCGATAAGGCGCCCTTAGTAAAGAAAGGCCTTCTAATTGGCCAAATTCTCTAAGTACCTTTATACGGAAACTGACCTCTTCAATCCCATGGAGTCACCAAAGATCTCGTCGTAGCATTAAAGAGCCGACTAATCATTCTCTAACGCTTCAGACTGTTGATTTGCCGGGCAGCGAGAAGTTTTGATAGTATGCGGTTTGCTATGAGCTGCCATGAATCACTTGCAGTGCGCTCCCTGCAAGCATTTCGGCTATTTTCAAGCAGGAGCATTCTGTTGAACAGTGCTCCAGCTCAAGCCTCTCACACTGAAAATCACACATACAGGGCCCGAAACGCAAAGAGGTTCCTGCAAACCAACCACCTCCAGCGAACGCTAGGCAACTCAGGCCCAGAAAGATGGAGTTTTGACTTCAACCAGGAGAAGAAGTCAGCCcccttcaagaagccgGCCCTTACCCCtttgaagccttttcaCCAGGAATCGAAGGAAAGCACAATACAAACTGCGGCTAGCCCGAATGCGTCCAAGTGGTCCACATATTCTATGCCGTCAAAGGAATCGCTGGCAAAGCAGCAGGACCAAGCTAAGAGACAAGGACAAGAAATTGAGAAACAGCTAGCATCCGAGCCAAAACCTGtcaagaaacagaagagaAGACTTAGACCTCGTAAGGCGTTGATATCCTTGACCCCAAATGCAGTCGACCATCTGAAACTGCTTCTGAACCAGCCAGAGCCTAAACTGATAAGGGTAGGTGTTAAAAACAGGGGCTGTTCCGGGTTAACATACGACTTGGAGTACATAACAGCGCCCGGAAAGTTCGATGAGGTAGTGGAACAAGATGGAGTAAGAGTAATATTAgactcaaaagctctttttaGCATAGTAGGGAGTGAGATGGACTGGATCGACGATAGATTGTCTTCGAGATTTGTGTTTAAAAACCCAAATTCCAAAGGGACATGCGGTTGCGGCGAAAGCTTTATGGTTTGAGAGCAAAGTAAGGCACACATAGGGCGTAAAGGTCAGTAACGAGTTATTTATATTTACACCAAAATTATTTATTCTAATTatttattgtttttgaaggaaaTTCATGAGTTCAATGGAGGAACAACACCTTAAAGTAGATAAACTCAAATTCCTAAGGCATTAAACAAAACGCCTTCAGAAAAACACAGTTAATTTGGCTACGTTACATGTAATCGCTACATAGACTTGTTTAGTTGACTTCCTTGCTTTGGAAGCACAATCATTGCGCAATCATTACGACTGCCTGAACCTGAGCTCCGCCAGATGTCCTTTTACTTGCAACTAAACAAAGGCCTACAGAATTGCACTGGGGAAAGgggagaagaaaatgagGCAAATTTGGTTTATTCCGGAGGTTGGGCTCCGGAATAATCTCGGATCATCCAGAGTTCGATGATACAATAGCCCTTTGTAGATGTTGGTATTTCACGTGATCCAATATATTTGCTGAATCTAGAATCTTCGGGGTAATTCAGGATGTGAGGGGATAAAGCAAGAATGAACTAGCAATCTGGGGGAAGCGCATCATAAGACGATTCAAAGTCCGAGGTATATATAAGACTGTTGCAATCAGTCAAGACTTCATCCCATTCTCATCCGTAACTaatcaacaacaagaaacATAAACAATGAACGACGAAACTCAATTCACAGAAAGAGCACTGACAATTCTGACGCTGGCCCAAAAACTAGCGCAAGACCATCAGCATGCCCAATTGCAGCCTGTACATATCTTGGGTGCATTTGTGGAAACACCTGAAGATGGCTCAATTCCATACCTACAAAACTTGATTGAGAAGGCCAGGTACGACTACGATACTTTCCGCAGGACGGTCAACAAGCATGTCGTAAGGATTCCACAACAAAATCCTGCACCTGCTCAAGTTACACCTAGCTATGCTACAGGCCAAGTACTACAAGAGGCTATgaaaattcaaaagcagcaaAAAGACTCTTTTGTCGCTCAAGACCATATTCTTTTCgctcttttcaaagactcTACTATCCAGCAAATAttcaaagaagcacaagttgatgttgaagctgTAAAGCAACAAGCGCTCGAGTTGAGAGGCAACCAGAAGATTGATTCCCGCGGAGCGGACACGAGTAGCTCCCTCGAATATTTGAGCAAATATGCCATCGACATGACAGAGCAAGCAAGGATGGGCAAGCTTGACCCTGTTATTGgcagagaagaagaaattaGAAGTACGATCAGAGTACTGGCTAGAAGGATTAAGTCCAACCCTTGTTTGATCGGTGAGCCTGGTATTGGTAAAACCGCAATTATTGAGGGTGTTGCCCAGCGTATTATTGATGATGACGTTCCCAGCATATTATTCGGTTCCAAACTGTTTAGCTTGGACCTTGCTGCTCTGACAGCAGGTGCCAAATACAAGGGTGACTACGAAGAAAGATTGAAAGGCGTTCTCAAGGAGGTCGAAGAGTCCAAAACTTTGATCATCCTGTTTATTGACGAAATTCACATGCTTATGGGCA
Encoded here:
- the ISA1 gene encoding Fe-binding Fe/S cluster assembly protein ISA1 (similar to uniprot|Q07821 Saccharomyces cerevisiae YLL027W ISA1 Mitochondrial matrix protein involved in biogenesis of the iron-sulfur (Fe/S) cluster of Fe/S proteins isa1 deletion causes loss of mitochondrial DNA and respiratory deficiency depletion reduces growth on nonfermentable carbon sources), whose protein sequence is MRFAMSCHESLAVRSLQAFRLFSSRSILLNSAPAQASHTENHTYRARNAKRFLQTNHLQRTLGNSGPERWSFDFNQEKKSAPFKKPALTPLKPFHQESKESTIQTAASPNASKWSTYSMPSKESLAKQQDQAKRQGQEIEKQLASEPKPVKKQKRRLRPRKALISLTPNAVDHLKLLLNQPEPKLIRVGVKNRGCSGLTYDLEYITAPGKFDEVVEQDGVRVILDSKALFSIVGSEMDWIDDRLSSRFVFKNPNSKGTCGCGESFMV